One genomic segment of uncultured Desulfobacter sp. includes these proteins:
- a CDS encoding conjugal transfer protein TraL, giving the protein MASINMILQGKGGVGKSFTASLLSQYLVDRDQLLACLDADPVNATLTAYEALKATKIEIMEGDSINSRLFDTMIEKILQLPDEAFAVVDSGASTFVPLAAYMSENNVADFLKDSGHNLTLHTLITGGQAEGDTIQGLASLMDGFPDTPITIWVNPFFGQIDFKNHKLEKANRNQGGTTIVLPTYKKETFGYDLELMLKSRLTFAQAFNSGKFNVMAKQRLKIARDEIWNILDESGLIIEAQEPQE; this is encoded by the coding sequence ATGGCATCTATAAATATGATTCTGCAGGGTAAGGGCGGTGTTGGGAAAAGTTTTACAGCCAGCCTGTTAAGCCAATATCTGGTTGACAGAGATCAGTTACTGGCATGTTTGGACGCTGATCCGGTTAATGCAACCCTGACAGCCTATGAAGCATTAAAGGCGACCAAAATAGAAATCATGGAAGGTGATTCTATTAACAGCCGGTTATTTGACACGATGATAGAAAAAATACTCCAGCTGCCGGATGAGGCATTCGCTGTTGTTGACAGCGGCGCCAGCACATTTGTCCCCCTGGCTGCGTACATGTCGGAAAACAATGTTGCCGATTTTCTGAAAGACAGCGGCCACAACCTGACACTGCATACCTTGATCACCGGCGGCCAAGCCGAAGGTGATACCATCCAGGGCCTTGCATCTTTGATGGACGGTTTTCCGGACACCCCTATAACCATATGGGTCAACCCTTTCTTCGGCCAAATTGACTTTAAAAACCACAAACTGGAAAAGGCCAACCGGAATCAGGGCGGCACCACCATTGTTCTGCCCACGTATAAAAAAGAAACCTTTGGCTATGATTTAGAGCTGATGCTCAAGTCCCGCCTGACATTTGCCCAGGCATTCAATTCCGGCAAATTTAACGTCATGGCTAAACAGCGGCTTAAAATAGCCAGGGATGAAATCTGGAACATCCTGGATGAATCCGGCCTGATCATTGAAGCCCAGGAACCGCAGGAATGA
- a CDS encoding TrbC/VirB2 family protein, with protein MKKYLPLLVPIFIFLGVVIFGDSAFASTISEFETPAETLMETLRGPWAKSVAILMILAAAFVMWFKKDDLDGMTKGFLVVVCIISVLALAEPIIDTLFTFGTGALI; from the coding sequence ATGAAGAAATATTTACCGTTACTTGTACCAATCTTTATTTTTTTGGGCGTTGTCATTTTTGGTGATTCTGCTTTTGCTTCAACAATTTCGGAATTTGAAACACCGGCAGAAACCTTGATGGAAACCTTACGCGGGCCGTGGGCCAAATCCGTTGCAATACTGATGATCCTGGCGGCTGCTTTTGTGATGTGGTTTAAGAAAGACGACTTGGACGGCATGACAAAGGGGTTCCTGGTGGTGGTCTGTATTATATCTGTGCTGGCCCTGGCAGAACCGATCATTGATACGCTGTTCACATTCGGCACCGGAGCATTAATATAA